A single Cyclopterus lumpus isolate fCycLum1 chromosome 15, fCycLum1.pri, whole genome shotgun sequence DNA region contains:
- the cep170aa gene encoding centrosomal protein of 170 kDa isoform X2 — protein MSVTSWFLVNSGGTRHRLPREMIFVGRDDCELMLQSRSVDKQHAVINYEAGTDEHKVKDLGSLNGTFVNDVRIQEQMYITLKLEDKLRFGYDTNLFTVVRGELTVPEEALKHEKFTSGLQLSKKPSSGETTTTTTTSKSPAKTPIKTLKSPGGSNPRPVESRATDGVTSSRESPAKPADTHKAEERTGGDVAAVPRGTPLYGQPSWWGDGDADDENSFKQEIKSSNKKHDSSISDKEARRGEKAKEDGLHASTSHDSSYFEMPTKEGHMASNGIHEIPTKDTEGTASQNSSAQGHASFTIEFDATSPGKVTIKDHVSKFTPDHHRSRSKKSGAGSGGAGGRDLSTLQAAMMASESKVADWLAQNDPTLVRSESTEDDSKSIKSDVAVHLKRLKGSKHEDGTQSDSENGLGLRFANRRHALEERLKAAHGLVGAGVGNITASGSRTSGSRTSFMIEFYDEENHRKRRSYSFSQTASLQGLGAGGEGLCPQPPSHPKVFSISTSATTASESGKIPAPIPATVTAGAPTAARVLLKQRSEDQSIGRSSVSTGLATGSPTSPSDTSVVGRGAGTAGGEAADDHSDKGTYTIELENQNAEEEEARRMIDKVFGVQQNQDSSRLSDLKREGKGKEIGETGKEALPGDSSWVSQWASLAANHTRTDPEGSGAETAAFLHKERVTDAFESGASLSRGESSSSLTDRKRRTLPQLPVDDPRAKSSIKALGLRSEIGEKQDTEPQEKENKGDGESPTPMRDVEMTSKRKQSSTSSPSKAPLRSSGTTERRKRSEERKGGGSVEGEKSGKPLVRQGSFTIEKPSANVPAELIPRINRGSSGRERSDSVGSMDTAMLLKDTEAVMAFLEAKLRDENKLDQKSSKTGVPSRSDSISPESDVDTASTASHVAGEAERKASAGGEHKRRSFSSMHREKSNMSTASKTSVTNASARDRLDRKTKTRTAETTSRTDARRSVQPSSRARQPSVDLTDDDQTSSFPISDILSSDQETYSGPIGRSAHGRGSDDFPHSKLDSRSAKTSTNGSSKTRSTLQAATTSSMSKQASLPQPRPTRASLLRRARLGDTSDTDLADADRVSVASEVSTTSSTSKPPSGRKGLSRLDMLAQPRRTRLGSISARSDSECIVTRSSTSSPRLSAETALRLGLRSSTPTENRLTPRMRANSVSKLNEAKTKTTTSGYCSPTGEHITWITYLWFILRKRIRGKCFIKCFLILLFLKAWFCAKHNLVYESSPHSLHIIIPHFVCEHFVFKHFHCVVTNMCVGCHRPESSQPEPEGGDAEEELMVSSSSRWRRLPPEYGSTSEEEFGSNRNSPKHGGRSHMRPHHIAPHRSSRLGTGASPGSTGASPGSAVVTAPGGGVIKHRMKEQEEYIKDWTAHSEEIARISQDLAKDLAILAREIHDVAGEIDSVSSSGTAPSTTVSTAATTPGSAIDTREEVGPARPTQPDIQASMRKLVDRVFDESLNFRKIPPVISTNKAPEINGKPVELRPRAPDSLEPRALRRRTWNREDAVLDSLLLNSVSQLSTKIRYSIDKTAGKIRILFKDKDRNWDEIENKLRSESDIPLLKTSNKEISSILLELKRVEKQLQVINVMVDPDGTLDALASLGLTSPTTPTKPLTTKTTSLSSPMSAPLAKESLPAILPGLGGSAASARAQASSASTEETARDPGVSLGLTGVGGLPFNRIRPSGEEAVAQK, from the exons ACCTTTGTAAATGATGTCCGCATTCAGGAGCAGATGTACATCACTCTGAAGTTAGAGGACAAGCTGAGGTTTGGATATG ATACCAACCTGTTCACGGTGGTGAGAGGAGAGCTCACTGTGCCTGAAGAGGCTCTAAaa CATGAAAAGTTCACCAGCGGACTCCAGCTCAGCAAGAAGCCGTCCAGCGGTGAAACCACTACCACGACAACCACAAGCAAGTCCCCTGCTAAGACCCCAATAAAGACGCTGAAGTCCCCCGGGGGCAGCAACCCAAGGCCAGTAGAGAGTAGAGCAACGGACGGGGTCACTTCCTCCAGAGAGTCACCAGCTAAACCTGCGGACACTCacaaggcagaggagaggacaggag GGGATGTTGCAGCGGTGCCTCGTGGGACCCCGCTGTACGGCCAGCCGTCTTGGTGGGGGGATGGGGATGCAGATGATGAGAACTCCTTCAAACAGGAAATCAAGTCATCCAACAAAAAACACGACAGCTCCATTTCAG ACAAAGAGGCTCGTCGAGGGGAGAAAGCTAAAGAGGACGGCCTTCATGCCTCCACCTCCCACGATTCAAGCTACTTTGAGATGCCGACTAAGGAGGGTCACATGGCCAGTAATGGCATACATGAGATTCCCACCAAGGACACAGAGGGCACCGCCTCTCAAAACTCTTCAG CTCAAGGACACGCGTCCTTCACCATTGAGTTTGACGCCACTTCTCCAGGAAAAGTCACCATCAAAGACCATGTGTCAAAGTTCACACCCGACCACCACAGATCGCGCTCCAAGAAGAGtggagcaggaagcggaggagCCGGAGGGAGGGACTTGAGCACACTGCAAGCTGCTATGATGGCATCGGAGAGCAAGGTCGCTGATTGGCTGGCCCAGAACGACCCCACACTGGTGCGCAGCGAGTCAACAGAAGACGACAGCAAGAGCATCAAGAGCGATGTGGCGGTCCATCTCAAAAGGCTAAAAG GCAGCAAACATGAGGATGGCACCCAGAGTGACTCAGAAAATGGGCTAGGCCTTCGTTTTGCCAACCGCCGCCACGCCCTCGAAGAACGCCTAAAAGCAGCACATGGCCTTGTGGGAGCCGGAGTGGGGAACATAACTGCTAGTGGGTCCAGAACAAGTGGCAGCCGCACTTCCTTCATGATCGAGTTCTACGACGAGGAAAACCATCGCAAGCGCCGGTCATATTCGTTTTCCCAGACTGCATCCCTGCAGGGGCTAGGAGCTGGAGGGGAGGGGCTATGTCCTCAGCCTCCCTCTCACCCCAAGGTGTTCAGCATTTCCACCTCTGCTACTACAGCTTCGGAATCAG GTAAGATCCCAGCTCCGATACCGGCGACAGTGACTGCAGGTGCCCCTACGGCTGCCCGTGTCCTTCTcaagcagaggtcagaggaccaGAGTATCGGTCGCAGCTCAGTCAGTACTGGGCTGGCGACAGGCAGCCCCACCAGCCCCAGCGACACCTCGGTCGTGGGGAGAGGAGCGGGAACTGCTGGAGGGGAGGCAGCAGATGACCACAGCGATAAGGGGACCTACACTATCGAACTGGAGAACCAGAacgcagaggaggaggaggccaggcGCATGATAGACAAG GTGTTCGGTgtgcagcagaaccaggactCCTCTCGTCTGTCAGACctgaaaagagaaggaaaaggaaaagagatcGGGGAGACGGGGAAAGAG GCTCTTCCTGGCGATTCGAGTTGGGTCTCTCAGTGGGCCAGTCTAGCTGCCAATCACACCAGGACCGACCCTGAGGGCTCAGGAGCAGAAACAGCCGCCTTCCTCCACAAAGAGAGAG taactGATGCCTTTGAGTCGGGTGCGTCCCTCAGCAGAGGCGAATCCTCTTCCAGTCTAACCGACCGTAAGCGCAGGACCCTCCCCCAGCTCCCTGTGGATGACCCCCGGGCTAAGTCCAGCATCAAAGCTCTTGGACTGAGGTCAGAGATCGGAGAGAAACAGGACACAGAACCCCAGGAAAAAGAGAACAAGGGAGACGGGGAGTCCCCAACTCCCATGAGGGACGTTGAGATGACGAGTAAACGGAAACAAAGCTCTACGTCCTCTCCATCCAAGGCTCCTCTCCGGTCCTCTGGCACCACTGAGCGGAggaagaggtcagaggagaggaaaggaggcggATCAGTAGAAGGAGAGAAGTCGGGGAAGCCTCTAGTACGCCAGGGCAGCTTCACAATTGAGAAGCCCAGCGCTAATGTCCCTGCAGAGCTCATCCCACGCATCAACAGAGGCAGCAGTGGGCGCGAACGCAGTGACTCTGTGGGCAGCATGGATACTGCTATGCTCCTGAAGGACACTGAAGCTGTCATGGCATTCCTGGAGGCCAAACtaagagatgaaaacaaactaGACCAGAAAAGTAGTAAAACTGGTGTCCCCTCTCGATCTGACTCCATCTCTCCTGAGTCAGACGTTGACACGGCAAGCACAGCAAGTCATGTGGctggggaggcagagaggaaagCATCAGCTGGTGGAGAACATAAACGACGTTCCTTCAGCAGCATGCATCGGGAGAAGAGCAACATGAGCACAGCTTCCAAAACCAGCGTCACGAACGCAAGTGCCCGTGACCGCTTGGATAGGAAGACTAAAACAAGAACTGCAGAGACGACAAGCCGAACTGATGCACGGCGCTCAGTTCAGCCGTCCTCCAGAGCGCGGCAGCCTTCTGTTGATCTCACTGATGATGACCAGACTTCTTCCTTCCCTATCTCTGACATCCTCTCCTCAGACCAGGAGACCTACTCTGGACCTATAGGGCGCTCAGCACACGGGCGTGGCTCAGATGACTTTCCGCATTCCAAACTCGATAGCAGGTCTGCTAAAACTTCTACCAATGGATCATCCAAAACCAGGAGCACTCTTCAGGCAGCCACAACCTCCTCCATGAGCAAACAGGCTTCACTGCCTCAGCCACGGCCCACAAGAGCCTCCCTTCTCCGCCGCGCCCGGCTGGGCGATACTTCTGACACGGATCTAGCTGATGCAGACCGGGTGTCTGTGGCTTCTGAGGTGTCAACCACCAGCTCCACCTCTAAGCCGCCATCCGGTCGAAAGGGATTGTCACGACTGGACATGCTGGCTCAGCCGCGTAGGACTCGCCTGGGCTCCATCTCAGCCCGCAGTGACTCAGAGTGCATTGTGACACGGAGCTCCACCTCTTCACCCCGTCTGTCAGCTGAGACTGCTCTGCGTCTGGGCCTGCGCTCGTCAACACCAACAGAGAACAGGCTGACACCCAGAATGAGGGCCAACAGCGTGTCAAAACTGAATGAGGCCAAGACTAAGACCACGACATCTGGATACTGCTCCCCCACAGGTGAGCACATCACCTGGATAACTTATTTATGGTTTATTCTAAGAAAAAGGATAAGagggaaatgttttattaaatgttttctgaTTTTGTTATTTCTAAAAGCATGGTTCTGTGCAAAACATAATTTGGTGTACGAATCAAGTCCACACAGTCTACACATCATCATACCTCATTTTGTCTGTGAACATTTTGTCTTTAAACATTTTCACTGTGTTGTGACAAACATGTGCGTTGGTTGTCATCGTCCAGAGAGCTCTCAGCCCGAACCTGAGGGCGGTGatgcagaggaggagctgaTGG TTTCCAGTAGCAGCAGGTGGAGACGTCTGCCGCCGGAGTACGGCTCCACCTCAGAGGAAGAGTTTGGCTCCAACCGGAATTCTCCGAAGCACGGAGGGCGCTCCCACATGCGTCCTCATCACATCGCCCCACACCGCAGCTCAAGACTCGGCACCGGCGCGAGCCCAGGCTCCACCGGCGCGAGCCCAGGCTCCGCCGTGGTGACGGCTCCGGGTGGAGGGGTGATCAAACACCGCATGAAAGAGCAAGAGGAGTACATCAAGGACTGGACAGCACACAGCGAGGAGATAGCCAG GATCAGCCAGGACCTGGCTAAGGACTTGGCCATCTTGGCCCGTGAGATCCACGATGTGGCTGGCGAGATCGACTCAGTGAGCTCATCTGGCACGGCACCCAGCACCACCGTCAGCACCGCCGCCACCACCCCGGGATCGGCCATCGACACCCGGGAAGAGGTAGGCCCTGCACGTCCCACGCAGCCGGACATACAGGCGAGCATGAGAAAG TTGGTGGATCGGGTGTTTGATGAGAGCCTCAACTTCAGGAAGATCCCGCCTGTAATTTCAACCAATAAGGCGCCAGAGATCAACGGCAAGCCAGTGGAGCTCCGCCCCCGTGCCCCGGATAGTCTGGAGCCCCGAGCTCTGAGGAGACGCACCTGGAACCGAGAGGAT GCCGTGTTGGACAGCCTGCTGCTCAATTCAGTTTCTCAGCTGTCCACCAAGATCAGATACTCTATCGACAAAACAGCAGGAAAAATCAG GATATTGTTCAAAGATAAGGACAGGAACTGGGATGAAATTGAGAATAAACTGCGATCGGAGAGTGACATACCACTCCTGAAAACCTCTAACAAG GAGATCTCCTCCATTCTGCTCGAACTGAAGAGAGTTGAGAAGCAACTTCAAG TGATCAATGTAATGGTCGACCCAGATGGCACTCTGGACGCCCTGGCCAGCCTCGGCCTGACCAGCCCCACCACCCCTACAAAGCCCCTCACCACCAAAACAACCTCCCTTTCCAGCCCTATGTCTGCTCCTTTAGCCAAAGAATCCCTGCCGGCGATCCTTCCTGGACTTGGAGGATCAGCAGCCTCCGCCAGGGCTCAAGCTTCCTCTGCCAGCACAGAGGAGACTGCACGAGACCCCGGCGTGAGTTTGGGGTTAACAGGAGTCGGAGGACTGCCCTTCAACCGCATACGGCCGAGCGGAGAGGAGGCCGTCGCACAGAAGTGA
- the cep170aa gene encoding centrosomal protein of 170 kDa isoform X3 produces the protein MSVTSWFLVNSGGTRHRLPREMIFVGRDDCELMLQSRSVDKQHAVINYEAGTDEHKVKDLGSLNGTFVNDVRIQEQMYITLKLEDKLRFGYDTNLFTVVRGELTVPEEALKHEKFTSGLQLSKKPSSGETTTTTTTSKSPAKTPIKTLKSPGGSNPRPVESRATDGVTSSRESPAKPADTHKAEERTGGDVAAVPRGTPLYGQPSWWGDGDADDENSFKQEIKSSNKKHDSSISDKEARRGEKAKEDGLHASTSHDSSYFEMPTKEGHMASNGIHEIPTKDTEGTASQNSSAQGHASFTIEFDATSPGKVTIKDHVSKFTPDHHRSRSKKSGAGSGGAGGRDLSTLQAAMMASESKVADWLAQNDPTLVRSESTEDDSKSIKSDVAVHLKRLKGSKHEDGTQSDSENGLGLRFANRRHALEERLKAAHGLVGAGVGNITASGSRTSGSRTSFMIEFYDEENHRKRRSYSFSQTASLQGLGAGGEGLCPQPPSHPKVFSISTSATTASESGKIPAPIPATVTAGAPTAARVLLKQRSEDQSIGRSSVSTGLATGSPTSPSDTSVVGRGAGTAGGEAADDHSDKGTYTIELENQNAEEEEARRMIDKVFGVQQNQDSSRLSDLKREGKGKEIGETGKEALPGDSSWVSQWASLAANHTRTDPEGSGAETAAFLHKERVTDAFESGASLSRGESSSSLTDRKRRTLPQLPVDDPRAKSSIKALGLRSEIGEKQDTEPQEKENKGDGESPTPMRDVEMTSKRKQSSTSSPSKAPLRSSGTTERRKRSEERKGGGSVEGEKSGKPLVRQGSFTIEKPSANVPAELIPRINRGSSGRERSDSVGSMDTAMLLKDTEAVMAFLEAKLRDENKLDQKSSKTGVPSRSDSISPESDVDTASTASHVAGEAERKASAGGEHKRRSFSSMHREKSNMSTASKTSVTNASARDRLDRKTKTRTAETTSRTDARRSVQPSSRARQPSVDLTDDDQTSSFPISDILSSDQETYSGPIGRSAHGRGSDDFPHSKLDSRSAKTSTNGSSKTRSTLQAATTSSMSKQASLPQPRPTRASLLRRARLGDTSDTDLADADRVSVASEVSTTSSTSKPPSGRKGLSRLDMLAQPRRTRLGSISARSDSECIVTRSSTSSPRLSAETALRLGLRSSTPTENRLTPRMRANSVSKLNEAKTKTTTSGYCSPTGEHITWITYLWFILRKRIRGKCFIKCFLILLFLKAWFCAKHNLVYESSPHSLHIIIPHFVCEHFVFKHFHCVVTNMCVGCHRPESSQPEPEGGDAEEELMVSSSSRWRRLPPEYGSTSEEEFGSNRNSPKHGGRSHMRPHHIAPHRSSRLGTGASPGSTGASPGSAVVTAPGGGVIKHRMKEQEEYIKDWTAHSEEIARLFPCVRRISQDLAKDLAILAREIHDVAGEIDSVSSSGTAPSTTVSTAATTPGSAIDTREELVDRVFDESLNFRKIPPVISTNKAPEINGKPVELRPRAPDSLEPRALRRRTWNREDAVLDSLLLNSVSQLSTKIRYSIDKTAGKIRILFKDKDRNWDEIENKLRSESDIPLLKTSNKEISSILLELKRVEKQLQVINVMVDPDGTLDALASLGLTSPTTPTKPLTTKTTSLSSPMSAPLAKESLPAILPGLGGSAASARAQASSASTEETARDPGVSLGLTGVGGLPFNRIRPSGEEAVAQK, from the exons ACCTTTGTAAATGATGTCCGCATTCAGGAGCAGATGTACATCACTCTGAAGTTAGAGGACAAGCTGAGGTTTGGATATG ATACCAACCTGTTCACGGTGGTGAGAGGAGAGCTCACTGTGCCTGAAGAGGCTCTAAaa CATGAAAAGTTCACCAGCGGACTCCAGCTCAGCAAGAAGCCGTCCAGCGGTGAAACCACTACCACGACAACCACAAGCAAGTCCCCTGCTAAGACCCCAATAAAGACGCTGAAGTCCCCCGGGGGCAGCAACCCAAGGCCAGTAGAGAGTAGAGCAACGGACGGGGTCACTTCCTCCAGAGAGTCACCAGCTAAACCTGCGGACACTCacaaggcagaggagaggacaggag GGGATGTTGCAGCGGTGCCTCGTGGGACCCCGCTGTACGGCCAGCCGTCTTGGTGGGGGGATGGGGATGCAGATGATGAGAACTCCTTCAAACAGGAAATCAAGTCATCCAACAAAAAACACGACAGCTCCATTTCAG ACAAAGAGGCTCGTCGAGGGGAGAAAGCTAAAGAGGACGGCCTTCATGCCTCCACCTCCCACGATTCAAGCTACTTTGAGATGCCGACTAAGGAGGGTCACATGGCCAGTAATGGCATACATGAGATTCCCACCAAGGACACAGAGGGCACCGCCTCTCAAAACTCTTCAG CTCAAGGACACGCGTCCTTCACCATTGAGTTTGACGCCACTTCTCCAGGAAAAGTCACCATCAAAGACCATGTGTCAAAGTTCACACCCGACCACCACAGATCGCGCTCCAAGAAGAGtggagcaggaagcggaggagCCGGAGGGAGGGACTTGAGCACACTGCAAGCTGCTATGATGGCATCGGAGAGCAAGGTCGCTGATTGGCTGGCCCAGAACGACCCCACACTGGTGCGCAGCGAGTCAACAGAAGACGACAGCAAGAGCATCAAGAGCGATGTGGCGGTCCATCTCAAAAGGCTAAAAG GCAGCAAACATGAGGATGGCACCCAGAGTGACTCAGAAAATGGGCTAGGCCTTCGTTTTGCCAACCGCCGCCACGCCCTCGAAGAACGCCTAAAAGCAGCACATGGCCTTGTGGGAGCCGGAGTGGGGAACATAACTGCTAGTGGGTCCAGAACAAGTGGCAGCCGCACTTCCTTCATGATCGAGTTCTACGACGAGGAAAACCATCGCAAGCGCCGGTCATATTCGTTTTCCCAGACTGCATCCCTGCAGGGGCTAGGAGCTGGAGGGGAGGGGCTATGTCCTCAGCCTCCCTCTCACCCCAAGGTGTTCAGCATTTCCACCTCTGCTACTACAGCTTCGGAATCAG GTAAGATCCCAGCTCCGATACCGGCGACAGTGACTGCAGGTGCCCCTACGGCTGCCCGTGTCCTTCTcaagcagaggtcagaggaccaGAGTATCGGTCGCAGCTCAGTCAGTACTGGGCTGGCGACAGGCAGCCCCACCAGCCCCAGCGACACCTCGGTCGTGGGGAGAGGAGCGGGAACTGCTGGAGGGGAGGCAGCAGATGACCACAGCGATAAGGGGACCTACACTATCGAACTGGAGAACCAGAacgcagaggaggaggaggccaggcGCATGATAGACAAG GTGTTCGGTgtgcagcagaaccaggactCCTCTCGTCTGTCAGACctgaaaagagaaggaaaaggaaaagagatcGGGGAGACGGGGAAAGAG GCTCTTCCTGGCGATTCGAGTTGGGTCTCTCAGTGGGCCAGTCTAGCTGCCAATCACACCAGGACCGACCCTGAGGGCTCAGGAGCAGAAACAGCCGCCTTCCTCCACAAAGAGAGAG taactGATGCCTTTGAGTCGGGTGCGTCCCTCAGCAGAGGCGAATCCTCTTCCAGTCTAACCGACCGTAAGCGCAGGACCCTCCCCCAGCTCCCTGTGGATGACCCCCGGGCTAAGTCCAGCATCAAAGCTCTTGGACTGAGGTCAGAGATCGGAGAGAAACAGGACACAGAACCCCAGGAAAAAGAGAACAAGGGAGACGGGGAGTCCCCAACTCCCATGAGGGACGTTGAGATGACGAGTAAACGGAAACAAAGCTCTACGTCCTCTCCATCCAAGGCTCCTCTCCGGTCCTCTGGCACCACTGAGCGGAggaagaggtcagaggagaggaaaggaggcggATCAGTAGAAGGAGAGAAGTCGGGGAAGCCTCTAGTACGCCAGGGCAGCTTCACAATTGAGAAGCCCAGCGCTAATGTCCCTGCAGAGCTCATCCCACGCATCAACAGAGGCAGCAGTGGGCGCGAACGCAGTGACTCTGTGGGCAGCATGGATACTGCTATGCTCCTGAAGGACACTGAAGCTGTCATGGCATTCCTGGAGGCCAAACtaagagatgaaaacaaactaGACCAGAAAAGTAGTAAAACTGGTGTCCCCTCTCGATCTGACTCCATCTCTCCTGAGTCAGACGTTGACACGGCAAGCACAGCAAGTCATGTGGctggggaggcagagaggaaagCATCAGCTGGTGGAGAACATAAACGACGTTCCTTCAGCAGCATGCATCGGGAGAAGAGCAACATGAGCACAGCTTCCAAAACCAGCGTCACGAACGCAAGTGCCCGTGACCGCTTGGATAGGAAGACTAAAACAAGAACTGCAGAGACGACAAGCCGAACTGATGCACGGCGCTCAGTTCAGCCGTCCTCCAGAGCGCGGCAGCCTTCTGTTGATCTCACTGATGATGACCAGACTTCTTCCTTCCCTATCTCTGACATCCTCTCCTCAGACCAGGAGACCTACTCTGGACCTATAGGGCGCTCAGCACACGGGCGTGGCTCAGATGACTTTCCGCATTCCAAACTCGATAGCAGGTCTGCTAAAACTTCTACCAATGGATCATCCAAAACCAGGAGCACTCTTCAGGCAGCCACAACCTCCTCCATGAGCAAACAGGCTTCACTGCCTCAGCCACGGCCCACAAGAGCCTCCCTTCTCCGCCGCGCCCGGCTGGGCGATACTTCTGACACGGATCTAGCTGATGCAGACCGGGTGTCTGTGGCTTCTGAGGTGTCAACCACCAGCTCCACCTCTAAGCCGCCATCCGGTCGAAAGGGATTGTCACGACTGGACATGCTGGCTCAGCCGCGTAGGACTCGCCTGGGCTCCATCTCAGCCCGCAGTGACTCAGAGTGCATTGTGACACGGAGCTCCACCTCTTCACCCCGTCTGTCAGCTGAGACTGCTCTGCGTCTGGGCCTGCGCTCGTCAACACCAACAGAGAACAGGCTGACACCCAGAATGAGGGCCAACAGCGTGTCAAAACTGAATGAGGCCAAGACTAAGACCACGACATCTGGATACTGCTCCCCCACAGGTGAGCACATCACCTGGATAACTTATTTATGGTTTATTCTAAGAAAAAGGATAAGagggaaatgttttattaaatgttttctgaTTTTGTTATTTCTAAAAGCATGGTTCTGTGCAAAACATAATTTGGTGTACGAATCAAGTCCACACAGTCTACACATCATCATACCTCATTTTGTCTGTGAACATTTTGTCTTTAAACATTTTCACTGTGTTGTGACAAACATGTGCGTTGGTTGTCATCGTCCAGAGAGCTCTCAGCCCGAACCTGAGGGCGGTGatgcagaggaggagctgaTGG TTTCCAGTAGCAGCAGGTGGAGACGTCTGCCGCCGGAGTACGGCTCCACCTCAGAGGAAGAGTTTGGCTCCAACCGGAATTCTCCGAAGCACGGAGGGCGCTCCCACATGCGTCCTCATCACATCGCCCCACACCGCAGCTCAAGACTCGGCACCGGCGCGAGCCCAGGCTCCACCGGCGCGAGCCCAGGCTCCGCCGTGGTGACGGCTCCGGGTGGAGGGGTGATCAAACACCGCATGAAAGAGCAAGAGGAGTACATCAAGGACTGGACAGCACACAGCGAGGAGATAGCCAG GTTATTCCCCTGTGTGCGCAGGATCAGCCAGGACCTGGCTAAGGACTTGGCCATCTTGGCCCGTGAGATCCACGATGTGGCTGGCGAGATCGACTCAGTGAGCTCATCTGGCACGGCACCCAGCACCACCGTCAGCACCGCCGCCACCACCCCGGGATCGGCCATCGACACCCGGGAAGAG TTGGTGGATCGGGTGTTTGATGAGAGCCTCAACTTCAGGAAGATCCCGCCTGTAATTTCAACCAATAAGGCGCCAGAGATCAACGGCAAGCCAGTGGAGCTCCGCCCCCGTGCCCCGGATAGTCTGGAGCCCCGAGCTCTGAGGAGACGCACCTGGAACCGAGAGGAT GCCGTGTTGGACAGCCTGCTGCTCAATTCAGTTTCTCAGCTGTCCACCAAGATCAGATACTCTATCGACAAAACAGCAGGAAAAATCAG GATATTGTTCAAAGATAAGGACAGGAACTGGGATGAAATTGAGAATAAACTGCGATCGGAGAGTGACATACCACTCCTGAAAACCTCTAACAAG GAGATCTCCTCCATTCTGCTCGAACTGAAGAGAGTTGAGAAGCAACTTCAAG TGATCAATGTAATGGTCGACCCAGATGGCACTCTGGACGCCCTGGCCAGCCTCGGCCTGACCAGCCCCACCACCCCTACAAAGCCCCTCACCACCAAAACAACCTCCCTTTCCAGCCCTATGTCTGCTCCTTTAGCCAAAGAATCCCTGCCGGCGATCCTTCCTGGACTTGGAGGATCAGCAGCCTCCGCCAGGGCTCAAGCTTCCTCTGCCAGCACAGAGGAGACTGCACGAGACCCCGGCGTGAGTTTGGGGTTAACAGGAGTCGGAGGACTGCCCTTCAACCGCATACGGCCGAGCGGAGAGGAGGCCGTCGCACAGAAGTGA